A segment of the Hemicordylus capensis ecotype Gifberg chromosome 6, rHemCap1.1.pri, whole genome shotgun sequence genome:
tggtctaatACGCAATATaaggcagcaggggcgtaactacaattaggcagggggaggccattgtctcgggggccccccgccttgggggggcccctcataggctctcccccacccgatcttccttttgaagtcatgtgtaaaaaaatttctcctccttgttctggtgCCGCCCGCTATTTCCTTCTTGTTTGTCTCCGCGAGTCCAcccttggggggggccctcagaggctctcccccacccagtgcctaccccaatcttccttttgaagtcattaaaaaaatttcgggggggggacatttaagaatcttgtctcagggcccactccaacctagttacacccctgtaaggcagcttcatgtgtttacTAACAAGGGTCACATGGAGAGAGGAAGTCTGTGACCACCTGGAAAAGAGGACAGACTTCATAGGCCAAGTAGGTGTCTCTACAGGGCAGAAAGGAATCGTTCATGTGGACATGCGTTGTAGAGGGGACTCTTTTACCTGAAGCACCGCCAGGACCCATATGTGCCGAATCCGTATGCATCTGGCAGAGGAACGAGAGATAAAAACTCCAGCCTGGTACAGCATTTGGTACCTGAAGAAGGTGGAGAAACACAGGAGTCTTGGCTTCCAACCCTTTTTGGTTCTAGCCTACCATCTCTCAGTCAGCTAGAATCTTATCTTTCATCACCTCCCCATCCCCACTCACCAGCGATATTGCTGAGAATGAGTCATCTCTGCTTTTTTGAAGTACAGGAGCTCAAACTGGGAAggagaacacagagagagaaagggttaACAAGGCAGGGATTAGACGAGTTAGCCCCGCCCCAAATAGAGAGGTCTCCACCCATTCCCAGCCCTCATCACTCACCAATCCCTGGTTGATGAAATATTCTGCAAAATATACCGCAGCTAAAGGGATGAGGTATTTTAAGAGACTCTGCAGGAGAGGAAGGTGTGTTAGTGTGTCACATGGGGGGTCACAAGTTTGCACAAAAGAACAAAGCAGGCTGAGAACAAGCAATACAACCTTCACAACAATCCTCTTTATGCCCACTCAGCAACATAATGTCTTGAACAAGAGgtactggttttaacctttaaagcaagggttctcagccttgggtcctcaggtctttcaaccattgtggctggggattatgaggggttaggaacataggaaactgccatatactgagtcagaccattggtctatctagctcagtattgtcttcacagactggcagcggcttctccaaggttgcaggcaggaatctctctcagccctatcttggagaagccagggagggaacttggaaccttctgctcttcccagagcggcttcatcccctgaggggaatatcttgcagtgctcacacatcaattttcccattcagatgcaaccagggcagaccctctccctccctccatgtccCAAACAATCCCCCACATCCAGACAAGCCTCAGACCGAAGTTCATTATGTGTCTTCCTCAACTCACCTACACCGGGTCCTGATGCGCTCTGCACAATGGACCCCTTtaaatgcgcacacacacaccaaaatatcTTGTATGTTTTCAACCTATGCAAATAAattaactacacacacacacacacacacacacacacacacacacacactttagaaaCACAATTCTTACCTTGACCACATGTGCCTTTTCTGACACGCTGAGCTTATTGTTTTGGGATTCTAGAGATGGAGGGAGTTGGTTGAAATGAGGCACAATTAATCAAGCattcaggctcagactggcctaCAGGGCAActgggcatattcccggtgtgccccacccgcagggtgcccctgcgccccactGCACTCGACatcaatgaatactcccacccttaagtacccaatctgctcaaaacccggcgccctccccacatacgttccaccaccctctcagtgcccccagtccagccctgcaaCCATGTGATAACAATTGTAAATATTTTGTATGCAGAGAGGTACAATAGAAATTCTCTAAAAGAATGGCAGCATTATCTGTGGGTAACTTTCTCCCATCCTTGATAGGAGCAAAGTGCATCATGGATAAAGATGCAGCACTCTTGCTTTTTAGATTAGTCTTGGGGTAaacaaggtgcattgtgggaaaatGGCATATGGTGTAGCAAGATGGCCCCATCCACCTAGGTATCACTTACTGTTTGTGGTTGCACTCTCTAAGAGTGGCTGGTGAGTTGAGGAAGGGGTACCCATACTTGGACGTCTTAGTGAGGAAGCCCCCCTTCGTGAGGGAGTACCCCATCCGCAGCGTGGAGCCTGTGGGGGTGGAGCCAATAGGAAGCAATAgctaaggaaaaggaaaggaaaggagatgaTCAAGGAAGCCAGGTACGCTGTGAACATGAGCCTCTGCAGGACGTTttccagggtgggggggggcaagataTACACATGCAAAGTGTgtaaacagaaatcaaaacacaacagcaTGTATACAATGTTAATATGGGCTCAATCTGGGGGTGGAGGCAAACCCCACCACCTGCTTGATTCCCCCTCCAGATACCCAGGAATTCCATTGTGGTAGTTCTTTggggagaaaagctggtcttgtggtagcaagcatgaactgggTCTTGagttggtcctgtggtagcagaCATGAACGTTTTTTAAGCAGGGTGCCTTGGTTTACacttgaatgggtgactacatgtgagctctgcaagatattcccttatggcagggctgctcaacttcggccctcctgcaaatgttggcctacaattcccataatccctggctattggccactgtggctgggaattgtgggagttgtagttcaaaaacagctggggggcctaagttgagcaggcctgccttacgGGATAGGGCTatagctgtagctcagtggtacagcatctgcttgcattcaggtatctccaggtagggctgggagagactcctgcctgaaaccttggagggctgctgccagaagACAGTACAGAGCTACATGGATTAaaggtctgacttgatataaggcagcttcctgtattcccaCTCTTAATTGGGAGATGGCCCCTCCTGAGCAACACTCAGAATTTAGTTGctatagagcagggtttcttaaccctggggccccagatgttgttggactacaactcccagaatccccagccacaaaggccatgtctggggattctgggagttgtagtccaacaacatctgggggcccaaggttaagaaaccctgctgtagaggATTCCACTGTCTGCTACAAACTGATGGAAGTTTGTAACAAAATCCCCTATATGCATTCAATCAGGGTGGTAAAGGGATCTAAGTTTTTCCGGCTTTTCTGTTCATCCTTATGTGTGATGTAAATTATGTGTGCTGGCAATTGTGAGAAGGGAGAAGGGCATGATAAAGAGCAGAGAGCTAGCGCAGTGTTGTGATTAGAATATTAGACTAGGACTGCGAAGTCCTGGGTTTCAAATCCACAAAGCCACCTGCGTAACCTTGGgctagtctctctcagcctgcctAATAGATTTgttctgaaaataaaataaatgggttTGGGGGATGAGGACCatgcaaataaatgaaatataGTTATTCCTTATTCATTCATGACTACATGGACATgcattcaaaatggctgctttgccTTGTGTGTAAGtcacttttagcctactttccagtaggcttatgagatcatccagcattgtgtgtgtgtgtgtccacacaacaactttgcaatgcctggaccaatatgaactaaatagGTTACAGCTgcagtgacacatagggacacctcaatggcgtgatgtcatccaccccaattcaagatggttgatgtgaacgtttgagggctaacttgtggattgcctaaccaatttgaacccaatctggtacagttgtagtgagtgacacacagggacacctcaacggcatggtttgtaatgatatcatccaccccaattcaagatggtagacacatgaacatttaaggtgcaagggggaaccaatttggaccaaattagctcaagggcatagtttgtcatcctccctgattcaagatggcggtcaTGCatacgtttgaggtgcaagtgagaaccgatttggtccaaatttggtacagttttagggacacctcaaacgcagagtgggctaacttgtaatctgcctaactgatctgaaccagatttagtccagttgtggggatagtgaaaggaaagtaggcagattagttcttactagaacaacttatctATTCCCCATGTAAGCAGCCTCTCTGGCCACCCAGTCCCTGGTCATTTATGTTACCCAAGCAACCTCCCATCTTTTCTTGGTTGGGACCCACTCAAGACTCCAACCTGGAGGAGACTCCCTCAGAAGAGGAACATGCCCCCGTTAATATCCCCAGCCCCAACAAAGGCTTCTACATCCAACAGTCCCTGAGTAGACACAGCTTGTTGCCCTTCCTGCAGTCACCCCCTCAGAGGAGCCCCGAGGACTTGCTGCCCCCCAGCAAGGGTCTTGTCCTGGTCTTAGAACCCCCTCCATTGCCCCCCCAGGAGCAAGATGCCAACACCAGAGGTGAAGTGCTTTCCTGGCTACTCAGGGCCTCCctcccaatgggcctactcaGGTGTAAGGGAGACCAGCTACCTGTTTGGGATCAGGGCCAGCCTGAGCTCCAGaaaacggggtggtggtggtgggtgggttcaTGGTTCCTTCATAacctttgctggttcaacagctcttCCTTTCAAGCTGTTGCCTCTAGTAGCTGCCTTATTAGAGTTGGGTATGGCCCATCTCCTTGACAACCAAATTTCCCTCTTAGCAGCCTCCAGGCCCTACGAACTGAGCTCACCTGGCCTGCATGACGAGAGGAATAACCGTCATAGTGAGGAGGCTGAGCTGAGGGCTCAATCCAGCCTCTGTCAGCCCAAGGTAGGAAATTGCTCCAATCAGGCCGGCTGCACCTGTTCCTGAGGCCCAGGCAGACACCACGGCACTAGTTGGGGGGGAAAAAAGAAGAATAGGAGCCATAGTCGctgtttccttcttggcactcttTATCTTACCGTAATTACCTTATAAGCAAATCCTTCACAAATGTATGTGACTGATGTTGTGCAAGTCTGGCTTCACAACTCTCACTGCAGTGTACATTCAGCAAGTCAACCGTGGATCTGTTTCACTGTGGCCCATCTTGCCCCTCCTCTTGTTTCTCAGATCAGTTGAATCTGATCTTTGAAAATTCTTTTTAAGTGGCACACACATTAATGTGTTTATATGCCAATCTTTCACCTTCTTTCCCACATcccctacaaaaaaaaaaaaatccaaaatatgTAAAAACATTTGCAAAGATGTTTTGGAGAAGATTGGGGTGTGTGCCTGTGCATATTGGTGACAACACAGGCACTAGCCAATAGGCACTCTCTACAGCTAGCTTCCCCCCCTGTTTTAAATGGACTATGCTAGAAGGTTGCAGGACCTCTTTTTTCAGAGCTCATTCTGGGACAGAGAAAGGTGTATTTGTAGAGCACAGTGAAGATGCTTTCATATTGGCTTCACTGCTCTGTAAAATGTTAGGTTTATCTTGATCCTTTAAAACCCTTTATCTCAATGATTCCTAGTGAATCAGAAAGAGGGTTTCTTTGTCTCCCTTTAATACGAACAAGGGTTTGCAATGCTGTCTAAAGCAACAAAGCTGAcccattaactgagcagacagctACACCTGCTGTGTCATTTTGTCTtggttattttattgtattttttcctTCAACTATAAGCTGCTTTGGTTTGCCTATGATGAAAAGCAGGGCAAAATATACGGAAAAACAAACATTAACCCCACCACCCAATTCCATTTTTGATCTGCAGTCTTACAGCCACTCTACCcttttattaccttttaaagaagGATGTAAGCGCAAGGTATGTAATTTCTCCCAGGCCAGATGAAATACTGGCCAATACAACACCTGTAGGAATGAGAAAAAAGGACAAAGATCCTCTCATCCAAGCACAACCTGTACTTAAGTTACTCTATTCCATCTGAGTCAGGAAAGTGGAAGAGAGAATTTTAGTGGGTGTGCTTCTCTCTCCATAACTACTTAAGGTGGGAGAAATGACACCCACCAGAATTCTTTCTTTCTGGGAAATTATTAAAGCAACGTAGGTGCCCTGTGAAAACTCTACCCGCTAACTAACTTACTGGGTGAGAGGGATTGCTAGGAGTCTGTTGAAGGCTGAGGGCATGTAATTGTTGCTATGGAGAATAGAAAGAGGGCTGATCTAAACAATTTCCGCTAACATTATATCCCAGATTCTCACGGTGtgcgcactcccaattttcagttatttttggcaatgtcaGGTCAGCACTGTGCCAGCCTGACTTAACTGGGATCATGTACCTGAATTACAGAAGCCAATCTTGGTTAAATGATGGCTGGGCACAGTGCCGACCCAACATTGCAAAACATTTCTGGATTCACATGCACGGAAACTGGGAGCACGCACTGCACAAATCTGTGATTGAACTTTATGGGAGCTCATCTGGATCATGTGAGCTTCTAAGGTGAAAGATCATGTATCTTTTCCCAGGTGGAATTATGGAAGGAAAAGTAAACCCTTGCAGTCTCACCCCAACTTCCTCCTATTGTAGCttgtgggacagggaaccatcttattttttattttttatgtaaactgctttgagaagttttgttgggaaagtggcatataaatattggtcatcactgtagtagtagtaaatcaTGCCCCCACCCCTTGTAGCTTTCTAAAAAACAGTAGCGAAGGGGGCTGGGCCCTCTTTGGGTCTCCTATAATTCAAGCACCACCTGTTCCCCCACAATAATCGATGAAGTTGGCTCTTACCCATAATGCTTTGGGCTGGGCTTGTTGATAAGGCCACCAGCACGAAACTGCCCCAGGCCGTGACGACACAGATGCCAACCCGCAAACTATGAGTTGAGGGGGAGGAAAAGGTAAGATGGGCAATGAGATGGGATAAAAACTAGCCATGACAACCCCCTTAACTAGCCCTGTTCATAGGCCACACACAAGGGCAACTGTTCTGGCAACtaattttctctccctcctcacaGAAACTGTCAGTGGTGAGCTCCCCACCTCCTGCATTCCCAGAACTTCCAGAGGCACACTCCTTATATTATGGCCTATCCTCTTCTTTCCTGAGAGTATGATTTCTACCCACACAATGCCTCACATTAACTGCACCAACTCACCCGTATGGTAGCCAGTGGATACAAAAAGGTGCACTGAGTTTGATGAAAAGGGtgggcagaatgtcagccaaaaGCACGGCCTATAGGGGGCGCCAAAGAGACAGCAGTAGTTAATCTCAGCAATAATGAGTCTCAGCAGTAGTCTAAGTCTAACTATTGAGACTTAGAAGTTATTCTCAGCAGGGGTCAAAAGGCAGATGCTGCAACAGCCTACTGAAGCTAGGAAGGTCTGAGTCTGGCTAATCCATGGATGGTCTTAACAATGCAGCctctgcctgccatcttggatttaAGCATCCATTTTGGACAGAAGTTTGGGCCTTGAAGTCACTCGCCTAGGAGCAGGGGGAACAGCACCCAGTACTCTCAAATTGTTAATGAACAGAGTTGCTAGCCAGGCAAGCAATGGTCCTAGGACAGGGTAGGTCAACCTAAaactctccagctattgttggacttggactaccactcctaccatgatgggatgatgggaatagtagtccaacagctggagaatctCAAGTTGACCACCCTTGTCCAAGGACAATAGGTAGCTGAAcaggcccaccccaccccaatgcaaTCAGAATAACCCCTTGCCACTGACTGAATCTGGCAGACCCAAAGGCCCGGCTGCTTTGGGCACTTACCAGATTAGCACAGTCTCACCTATTCAGCTCCCACAATGTTTCATCTGTTTAGAAGcttcccctgcctccccctcccccttttaacCCCAATAATTGTGCTTGGGATCCTGATGCTGCATCTTTAGAGAGCAAACTAGTAGATACATGGGCTGCTCAGTCTCTCTTCTTGCTCAAGGCTTCCAAG
Coding sequences within it:
- the CLN3 gene encoding battenin isoform X1, which codes for MESSEGGWPRLPSDSEGEYEDASTMGPETTEDYSNWRNNMGFWMLGLCNNFAYVVMLSAAHDILSHEKVPPRNKTGPTPIIPLEDNTSRYDCNTISTGAVLLADILPTLFIKLSAPFCIHWLPYGLRVGICVVTAWGSFVLVALSTSPAQSIMGVVLASISSGLGEITYLALTSFFKSAVVSAWASGTGAAGLIGAISYLGLTEAGLSPQLSLLTMTVIPLVMQASYCFLLAPPPQAPRCGWGTPSRRGASSLRRPSMGTPSSTHQPLLESATTNKSQNNKLSVSEKAHVVKSLLKYLIPLAAVYFAEYFINQGLFELLYFKKAEMTHSQQYRWYQMLYQAGVFISRSSARCIRIRHIWVLAVLQCLNMVFLLFAVYYMFLPSIYLAFALILYEGLLGGAGYVNTFHTVREESPPEHREFAMGVACIADTLGVSLSGAVAMPVHNYFCRLP
- the CLN3 gene encoding battenin isoform X2 translates to MQQPCTSWGFPFLLFVVICAQTPIIPLEDNTSRYDCNTISTGAVLLADILPTLFIKLSAPFCIHWLPYGLRVGICVVTAWGSFVLVALSTSPAQSIMGVVLASISSGLGEITYLALTSFFKSAVVSAWASGTGAAGLIGAISYLGLTEAGLSPQLSLLTMTVIPLVMQASYCFLLAPPPQAPRCGWGTPSRRGASSLRRPSMGTPSSTHQPLLESATTNKSQNNKLSVSEKAHVVKSLLKYLIPLAAVYFAEYFINQGLFELLYFKKAEMTHSQQYRWYQMLYQAGVFISRSSARCIRIRHIWVLAVLQCLNMVFLLFAVYYMFLPSIYLAFALILYEGLLGGAGYVNTFHTVREESPPEHREFAMGVACIADTLGVSLSGAVAMPVHNYFCRLP